TGGATCAAGATACTGAATAACTTCTTTTAAAAGTACTGGCACATGCCCAGCTTCGTTAGCTGTTAGCTTCGTTAGCTTGTTAGTCATATTTTTTATTTTCTAAACTCTAATGAAGCTAATGAAGCTGAAAGCTAATATATTCCTAATTCTCCTAATTTCTCAGCAATTTCTGGAGTCGATTTTTCCGAATTCTTTTTATACTCGTTCCAATTTTCTTCGTCCCAAATTTCTAACCTGTTAAATAAACCCGCTATCACCACATTCTTTTTTAAACCGGCAAAATCTTTTAAATAATCTGGAATCAAGACTCTACCCAAAGAATCAATTTCCACATCTGTGGCACCCGCCAGCATTGTTCTAACAAAACTTCTTGTACCCGATTGCCCTACTGGTAATTTTGAAAGCTTAGTAGCAAGCTCTTCCCATTCTTTCATTGGATATAAAACCAAAGAATTATCCAAACTCTTAGTTAACACCGCCATTTCACCGATTCTTTTTCTAAATTTAGCCGGCACGGCCAAACGCCTTTTTGCATCTATGGTGTGATGGTATTCGCCGATGAACATGACGAGTTTTTTCAAGAACGTAGTGATTGAACAAAAACTCGATCACCCCGCCCTCTTTAAATATTTATCCTCTTCTTTAACGCTCTTAATGCTCCACTATATTGTTTTAATTTTCTCTCTCTATTTCTAGCCAAATCAGAAGACTCATATGCTTCGTAATAAACAAGAACACATTTACTACTTTTGCTATGTTCTTTAAATCTACGCTTCAAATCTTCTGTGTAGCCTATATATATTCCTCTTCTATTTATTTTTAAAACATAAACATAATACATAGAGAATAGAGGGCGGGGTTCTCAATTTATCAGCTACTCGCGAAGCTCGCAGGATAAATTGGAACTTATCCCCTTTCTGACCGACTTATGCACACTATTATCCACATTCTCCCACTTCTGTAACCCTGTACTCCACATTTTAAACTTTTATTTAAACAAGCACAACAACAAAACATATCCACAAAGTGGAAAAGCTCTACTTTAGAAGTAGAGCTTTTCCATCCTGCGTAGCTCTGTAAATTTACAGAGCGAAGTAGGATTACATTATTATTTTGTGGACCTGGGGAGAATCGGACTCCCATCTGCCGGATGCAAACCGGCTGCTCTACCACTAAGCTACAGGCCCATATTTTATTAACAAATAGATAATATCAAAAAAGCCTCAAGATGTATAATCTTGAGGCTTTTAGCTTGTTC
This DNA window, taken from bacterium, encodes the following:
- a CDS encoding GIY-YIG nuclease family protein; this encodes MYYVYVLKINRRGIYIGYTEDLKRRFKEHSKSSKCVLVYYEAYESSDLARNRERKLKQYSGALRALKKRINI
- the mraZ gene encoding division/cell wall cluster transcriptional repressor MraZ gives rise to the protein MFIGEYHHTIDAKRRLAVPAKFRKRIGEMAVLTKSLDNSLVLYPMKEWEELATKLSKLPVGQSGTRSFVRTMLAGATDVEIDSLGRVLIPDYLKDFAGLKKNVVIAGLFNRLEIWDEENWNEYKKNSEKSTPEIAEKLGELGIY